A portion of the Candidatus Roseilinea sp. genome contains these proteins:
- a CDS encoding iron-sulfur-binding protein translates to MATAHLVETRARLETAEPPAMTLSPAAEAKLRELLHQRNIPNYGLRVFVAGGGCSGLQYGMAFEAQPREFDTIVNQNGVQLFIDPTSLMYLRGASIDFVDNLMGGGFKIDNPNAVSSCGCGHSFRTKDSASTDEGESCGSGCGCHS, encoded by the coding sequence ATGGCAACTGCTCATTTGGTTGAAACAAGGGCCCGGCTTGAGACGGCAGAACCGCCGGCGATGACGCTCAGCCCGGCTGCCGAAGCTAAGCTGCGTGAACTCTTGCACCAGCGCAACATCCCCAACTATGGCCTACGCGTATTTGTCGCCGGCGGAGGCTGCTCTGGGCTGCAGTACGGCATGGCCTTCGAGGCTCAGCCCCGCGAATTTGATACCATCGTCAATCAGAACGGCGTCCAACTCTTCATTGACCCCACCAGCCTGATGTATCTGAGAGGCGCCTCGATTGACTTCGTGGATAACTTGATGGGCGGCGGCTTCAAGATTGATAACCCGAACGCTGTCTCTTCATGCGGCTGTGGCCACTCGTTCCGCACAAAAGACAGCGCCTCGACTGATGAGGGCGAAAGCTGCGGTTCGGGCTGCGGTTGCCACTCATAA
- the prsA gene encoding ribose-phosphate pyrophosphokinase: protein MRGITVFSGSAHRELAEEICQHLGLPLSPVDIRRFSNDCIQVQLLTSCREADVFFIQPICPPVQENLMELLQMLDAAKGSAAARLTAVIPHYAYARSDKKDAPRISIAGRLVADLLKTAGADRVITMTLHSPQVHGFFSIPVDHLNALTTLARYYKERGDLDNTVVVSPDLGNAKSAAKFARMLRLPVAAGSKQRISDDHVVIEDIVGDVDGKDAIVLDDEIANAGTIIETLACLRRRNARRLSVACTHGLFTGRAIERLRAQADVDEIVATNTVPIPPEKRLPNMHVISIAPLLAEAIRRTHNGESISSMFEEEL from the coding sequence ATGCGAGGCATCACCGTCTTCAGCGGCAGCGCGCATCGCGAGCTGGCGGAGGAAATCTGCCAGCACCTCGGCCTGCCGCTCTCCCCTGTAGACATCCGGCGCTTTAGCAACGACTGCATTCAGGTCCAGCTTTTGACCAGTTGCCGAGAGGCGGACGTTTTCTTCATCCAGCCGATCTGCCCACCCGTTCAGGAAAACCTGATGGAGCTGCTCCAGATGCTGGATGCCGCCAAAGGCTCGGCTGCGGCGCGGCTGACCGCCGTCATCCCCCATTACGCCTATGCGCGATCGGATAAGAAGGACGCCCCGCGCATCTCCATCGCCGGACGGTTGGTGGCCGACCTGCTGAAGACCGCCGGCGCCGATCGCGTGATCACCATGACGCTGCACTCGCCGCAAGTGCACGGCTTCTTCAGCATACCGGTAGACCACCTCAACGCGTTGACCACGCTGGCGCGTTACTACAAAGAACGCGGCGATTTGGACAACACGGTGGTGGTCTCGCCCGACCTGGGCAATGCCAAGTCGGCTGCGAAATTCGCGCGCATGTTGCGGCTGCCGGTGGCGGCGGGCAGCAAGCAGCGCATCTCGGACGATCACGTGGTGATCGAGGACATCGTGGGCGATGTGGACGGCAAAGATGCCATCGTGCTCGATGACGAGATCGCCAACGCCGGCACGATCATCGAGACGCTCGCATGCCTGCGCCGGCGGAACGCGCGTCGCCTGTCCGTCGCCTGCACGCACGGGCTGTTCACCGGCCGGGCCATCGAGCGCCTGCGCGCGCAGGCCGACGTGGACGAGATCGTCGCCACCAACACAGTGCCGATCCCGCCGGAGAAGCGCCTGCCGAACATGCACGTGATTTCGATCGCGCCGCTGCTGGCCGAGGCCATCCGTCGCACGCACAACGGCGAATCCATCAGCAGCATGTTCGAAGAAGAGCTGTGA
- a CDS encoding hypothetical protein (possible pseudo, frameshifted), which translates to MSTPCRAGSPTVPPQRLRLHARFSHPAGALKGTAGFGFWNHPFTRDGAVLEPPCNVWFFYSSPESDIQIAPGAPGHGFKAASLRTPLPSMERQGAWGGLARAMMAAGNLALRLPGVSALAMAAARLVVQAREALLDLDMTEWHCYELDWLPDVAVFRVDGAEVLRAPSPRGPLGFVAWVDNYRAIAARDGRYAFAYVDVPEAQWLELEVEN; encoded by the coding sequence ATGAGCACGCCCTGCCGCGCCGGTTCGCCAACCGTCCCGCCGCAACGGCTGCGCCTGCACGCGCGATTCTCCCACCCGGCCGGTGCGCTGAAGGGCACGGCTGGCTTTGGCTTTTGGAACCATCCCTTCACCCGCGATGGCGCCGTGCTCGAGCCGCCTTGCAACGTCTGGTTCTTCTACAGTTCGCCGGAGTCGGATATCCAGATCGCCCCTGGCGCTCCCGGCCACGGCTTCAAGGCGGCGTCGCTGCGCACCCCGCTGCCGTCTATGGAACGGCAAGGCGCATGGGGCGGCCTGGCGCGGGCGATGATGGCGGCCGGGAACCTGGCGCTCCGATTACCCGGCGTCTCGGCGTTGGCGATGGCCGCGGCGCGCTTGGTCGTTCAGGCGCGCGAAGCACTGCTGGACCTGGACATGACTGAGTGGCATTGCTACGAGCTGGACTGGCTGCCCGATGTTGCGGTCTTTCGCGTGGATGGGGCGGAGGTGTTGCGCGCGCCGTCGCCGCGCGGCCCACTGGGCTTCGTCGCCTGGGTGGACAACTACCGCGCCATCGCCGCACGCGATGGGCGGTACGCGTTCGCCTATGTGGACGTGCCGGAAGCGCAGTGGCTGGAGCTGGAAGTTGAGAATTGA
- the argH gene encoding argininosuccinate lyase: MRRAALTRGLRAVHAEFAEGRFEVKPDDEDIHTAVERRLKEIVGEVAGKLHTGRSRNDQVATDLRLFCLDAIRATQRALLDAQSALLAQAQSHIGALMPGYTHLQRAQPITFAHWCLSYFWPFARDVERLDDCAQRTAVLPLGSGALAGSPFAIDRAALAAELGFSLRGVARITQNSLDAVSDRDFVAELLFCCALIGVHLSRLAEDLIVYSTAEFGFVTFDDAYATGSSLMPQKKNPDAMELARGKAGRLIGNLTAILTMLKGLPMSYNKDLQEDKEPLFDSLDTLALALPVAAGAIRSLRVNVARMRAALDPAMLATDVAEYLVRKGVPFREAHHLAGRAVAMAESKGVALSQLATSDWRAISPRFDDDIAQVFDFARSVASRDVAGGAAPRATQEQIRQAEQWLDARRKA, translated from the coding sequence ATGAGGCGGGCCGCGTTGACGCGCGGCTTGCGCGCGGTGCATGCGGAGTTCGCCGAGGGGCGCTTCGAGGTCAAGCCGGACGATGAGGACATCCACACGGCGGTCGAGCGCCGGCTGAAGGAGATCGTCGGCGAGGTGGCCGGCAAGTTGCACACGGGCCGCAGCCGCAATGATCAAGTGGCGACCGACCTGCGCCTGTTCTGCCTGGACGCGATACGCGCCACGCAGCGCGCCCTGCTGGACGCGCAATCCGCGCTGTTGGCGCAGGCACAATCGCACATCGGCGCTTTGATGCCGGGTTACACCCATCTGCAACGGGCACAGCCGATCACCTTTGCGCACTGGTGCTTGAGCTACTTCTGGCCATTCGCCCGCGATGTGGAACGGCTGGACGATTGCGCGCAGCGCACGGCTGTGCTGCCGCTGGGCTCCGGCGCATTGGCCGGCAGCCCATTCGCGATCGATCGCGCCGCCCTAGCAGCGGAACTCGGCTTTTCGCTGCGCGGCGTCGCCAGGATCACCCAGAACAGCCTGGACGCGGTGAGCGACCGCGACTTCGTGGCCGAGTTGCTGTTTTGCTGCGCCTTGATCGGCGTCCACCTCAGCCGCCTGGCCGAAGACCTGATCGTCTATTCCACCGCCGAGTTCGGCTTCGTGACCTTCGACGATGCCTACGCCACCGGCTCCAGCCTGATGCCGCAGAAGAAGAACCCCGACGCAATGGAGCTGGCGCGCGGCAAGGCCGGCCGGCTGATCGGTAACCTGACGGCCATCCTGACGATGCTCAAAGGGCTGCCGATGAGCTACAACAAAGATTTGCAGGAGGACAAGGAGCCGCTGTTCGATTCCCTCGACACGCTGGCGTTGGCGCTGCCGGTGGCCGCCGGCGCGATCCGCTCGCTGAGGGTCAACGTCGCGCGCATGCGCGCGGCGCTGGATCCGGCCATGCTGGCGACCGACGTCGCCGAGTATCTGGTGCGCAAAGGCGTGCCCTTCCGCGAGGCGCATCATCTCGCCGGACGCGCCGTGGCGATGGCCGAATCAAAGGGCGTCGCCCTGAGCCAACTGGCGACAAGCGACTGGCGGGCAATTTCGCCGCGCTTCGACGACGACATCGCGCAGGTGTTCGACTTCGCGCGGTCGGTGGCATCGCGCGATGTGGCGGGCGGCGCGGCCCCGCGCGCCACGCAGGAGCAGATTCGACAAGCGGAACAATGGCTAGACGCGAGGCGCAAAGCCTAA
- a CDS encoding ATP-binding protein: MTALDARAAPEPRRSDPDAPVDAQGDADCAYCGNKRFVLDARGELKPCPKCDTAQRWKLAALAPFSSRSALSSRQTFLNFKTCFNGVEDATLVDCLESAEAFANNPFGRWLVIWGERGSGKSHLCAAVDNHLTQAGIPSLFITMPDLLASLREAIDLQSNTEQESFTGRMNIFKTATVLILDDLGAEPSSPWSDSVLFEILDYRYRNRLATMIATNVNPDDFDYRIASRMQDTELSLVIENAAPDYRRRPLSEKR; the protein is encoded by the coding sequence ATGACTGCCCTTGACGCGCGCGCTGCGCCGGAACCGCGCCGGAGCGACCCCGACGCGCCGGTGGACGCGCAGGGCGACGCGGATTGCGCATACTGCGGCAACAAGCGCTTTGTGCTGGATGCCCGCGGCGAGCTGAAACCCTGCCCCAAATGCGATACCGCGCAGCGCTGGAAGCTGGCCGCCTTGGCTCCCTTTTCGTCGCGCAGCGCCCTGTCGTCCAGGCAGACCTTCCTCAACTTCAAGACCTGCTTCAACGGCGTTGAGGATGCGACGCTGGTGGACTGTCTGGAAAGCGCCGAGGCGTTCGCCAACAATCCGTTCGGACGCTGGTTGGTGATCTGGGGCGAACGCGGCAGCGGCAAATCGCACCTGTGCGCCGCCGTGGACAATCACCTGACGCAGGCCGGCATCCCGTCGCTGTTCATCACCATGCCCGACTTGCTTGCCTCGCTGCGCGAAGCGATTGACCTGCAATCGAATACCGAACAGGAGAGCTTCACCGGCCGGATGAACATCTTCAAAACGGCGACCGTGCTGATCCTTGACGACCTGGGCGCGGAGCCGTCCTCGCCGTGGTCGGACAGCGTGCTGTTCGAGATCCTCGATTACCGCTATCGCAACCGGCTGGCCACGATGATCGCGACCAACGTCAACCCGGACGACTTCGACTATCGCATCGCGTCGCGCATGCAGGACACCGAACTCAGCCTGGTGATCGAAAACGCGGCGCCGGATTACCGCCGCCGTCCGCTGAGCGAGAAACGATGA
- a CDS encoding replicative DNA helicase has protein sequence MADAFILPPHSVEAEEAVLGSLLIDPEAVARVASFLTPDHFYVVKHQWIYEAMLRLHDRREPIDLLTVSSELMHNNRLDEVGGEPYIAQLTNAVPTALNVEAYARAVEALAVRRRMINAAGEIARIAYDQSLPIQQVIEKSEAILFGVTEGHGEGHMVPIRKAVSDFFERLEYLHEHRDEPLGIPTGYHDLDRMTGGLQKGDLIIVAARPGVGKTSLMLNIGYHAALKHRQRVAIFSLEMSNEQLVQRFIAAETGIDSQRLRIADLKDDEWGALTRISMQMADQMIFLDDTPSLSPLELRVKARRIYQEYGLDLIIVDYLQLMSGETGARSDNRVQEISYISRSLKAIARELKVPLIAGSQLSRLVEQRSDKRPMLSDLRESGSIEQDADIVLFIYRDELYNPDTEFKNIAEIHVAKNRNGPTGKAMLFFDKRLTSFKNLAKERIEL, from the coding sequence ATGGCGGACGCGTTCATCCTCCCCCCGCACAGCGTCGAAGCTGAAGAGGCCGTCCTGGGGTCATTGCTGATTGACCCCGAGGCCGTCGCACGCGTTGCCAGCTTCCTCACGCCGGATCATTTCTACGTGGTGAAGCATCAGTGGATCTACGAAGCGATGCTGCGCCTGCACGACCGGCGCGAGCCGATCGACCTGCTCACGGTGTCGTCGGAGCTGATGCACAACAACCGGCTCGACGAGGTCGGCGGCGAGCCATACATCGCCCAGCTCACCAATGCTGTGCCCACGGCGCTGAATGTGGAGGCTTACGCCCGCGCGGTCGAAGCGTTGGCCGTGCGCCGGCGCATGATCAACGCCGCTGGCGAGATCGCGCGCATCGCCTACGACCAATCGCTGCCCATCCAGCAGGTCATCGAGAAGAGCGAAGCGATCCTATTCGGCGTCACCGAAGGCCACGGCGAGGGGCACATGGTGCCCATCCGCAAAGCAGTGAGCGACTTCTTCGAGCGCCTGGAGTACCTGCACGAACACCGCGACGAACCGTTGGGCATCCCGACCGGCTACCATGACCTGGACCGCATGACCGGCGGCTTGCAGAAAGGCGACCTCATCATCGTCGCGGCGCGGCCCGGCGTGGGCAAAACGTCGTTGATGCTCAACATCGGCTATCATGCAGCGCTCAAACATCGCCAGCGCGTCGCCATCTTCAGCCTGGAGATGAGCAACGAGCAACTGGTACAGCGCTTCATCGCCGCCGAGACCGGCATAGATTCGCAGCGCCTGCGCATCGCCGACCTGAAGGACGATGAATGGGGCGCCCTCACGCGCATCTCGATGCAGATGGCCGATCAGATGATCTTCTTGGATGACACGCCGTCGCTCAGCCCGCTCGAGCTGCGGGTGAAGGCGCGGCGCATCTACCAGGAATACGGCCTCGACCTGATCATCGTGGATTACTTGCAGCTCATGTCGGGCGAGACCGGCGCGCGCAGCGACAACCGCGTGCAAGAGATTTCTTACATCTCGCGCTCGTTGAAGGCCATCGCGCGCGAGTTGAAAGTGCCGCTGATCGCCGGCAGCCAGCTCTCCCGCCTGGTCGAGCAGCGCAGCGACAAACGCCCGATGCTGAGCGACCTGCGCGAGAGCGGCAGCATCGAGCAGGACGCCGACATCGTCCTATTCATTTATCGCGATGAGTTGTATAACCCGGATACCGAGTTCAAGAACATCGCCGAGATTCACGTGGCGAAAAACCGCAACGGCCCGACCGGCAAGGCGATGCTGTTCTTCGATAAGCGGCTCACCTCGTTCAAGAACCTGGCGAAGGAGCGGATTGAACTGTGA
- a CDS encoding glycosyl hydrolase yields the protein MTLIDAGLLLVAGGLLVGIVHLLANLAFSGWAARRAKPLGADAPMVSVLVPARNEAHNIEACIRSLLAQDYPNYEVIALDDDSTDATGRILDRLAEQDARLRVIHHRQPLPPGVNGKSRACQWLAEQARGEWLLFVDADTVHRADSIRAGVARALGLNVALFSVIPRQVMKSWGERLFTPAGFALIYNFVSPWRIYLERKPRPFNAAAIGQYLLVRRDAYFASGGHDAIRDQILDDVALGKLFKQRGRRIALGDGDWVSCRMYRSFREMVAGFSKNAFSILGGSLAMSAVFVAACVALFLLPLAALIGGAPTGAANGAAAAVVLTAANLALVNRRIGQPLWVALLYPLQIGVGIGVLLNSIRWRYTGRTQWKGRLLNSAALR from the coding sequence ATGACACTCATAGACGCAGGGTTGCTCCTTGTCGCCGGCGGCCTGCTCGTCGGCATCGTCCATTTGCTCGCCAACCTGGCCTTCTCCGGATGGGCAGCGCGGCGGGCGAAGCCGCTCGGCGCAGATGCGCCAATGGTCTCGGTGCTGGTGCCGGCGCGCAACGAGGCGCACAACATCGAGGCGTGCATCCGCTCGCTGTTGGCGCAAGACTACCCGAACTACGAAGTGATCGCCCTGGACGACGACTCAACCGATGCGACCGGCAGGATCCTCGACCGGCTGGCCGAGCAGGATGCGCGGCTGCGCGTCATCCACCACCGCCAGCCGCTGCCGCCGGGCGTGAACGGCAAAAGCCGCGCCTGCCAATGGCTGGCCGAACAGGCGCGCGGCGAATGGCTGCTGTTCGTGGACGCCGACACCGTGCATCGCGCCGATTCGATTCGCGCCGGCGTCGCGCGCGCGCTGGGCCTGAACGTCGCGCTGTTCTCGGTGATCCCGCGACAAGTGATGAAAAGCTGGGGCGAGCGGCTGTTCACGCCGGCCGGCTTCGCGCTTATCTACAACTTCGTCTCGCCTTGGCGCATCTACCTGGAACGCAAACCGCGCCCCTTCAACGCCGCAGCCATCGGCCAATACCTGCTGGTGCGTCGCGACGCCTACTTCGCGAGCGGCGGCCACGACGCCATCCGCGACCAAATCCTGGACGACGTCGCGCTGGGCAAGCTGTTCAAGCAGCGCGGTCGGCGCATCGCGCTGGGCGACGGCGACTGGGTGAGCTGCCGGATGTACCGCAGCTTCCGCGAAATGGTTGCGGGCTTCTCGAAGAACGCCTTTTCGATCTTGGGCGGCTCGTTGGCGATGAGCGCCGTCTTCGTCGCCGCGTGCGTCGCGCTCTTCCTGCTGCCGTTGGCTGCCCTGATCGGCGGCGCGCCGACCGGCGCGGCGAACGGGGCAGCGGCTGCCGTCGTGCTGACGGCAGCGAACCTCGCGCTGGTCAACCGGCGCATCGGCCAGCCGCTGTGGGTCGCGCTGCTTTACCCGCTTCAGATCGGCGTTGGCATCGGCGTGCTGCTCAACTCGATCCGCTGGCGCTACACCGGCCGCACGCAATGGAAGGGGCGGCTGCTCAACAGCGCGGCGCTGCGCTAA
- a CDS encoding membrane protein, translating to MGVFIRQVIAIVRLAGAQTIPNNMRHSMNQGQPLSDVRSKKLAWSPFRAVFAESRGGLLLVMLAAVLWGTVGVTTKSLYDLSVTNPLSVGFFRLALSAPALLAACWLAIGARTFAIARRDVGAVVMIGAMMALYQACYFAAIPRVGVAVATLITLCTAPVIVAALSALFMRERLTRAIGVAMICALAGTTLLVGIAPGAGPSQADAPAGVLLALGSATAYAVLTLCSRQLANRYHPLQPIAIGFTLGALALGAFAMVSPGGLVASYPAAGWLRLLYLGLVPTAFGYFAFLAGMRTTPATVATIATLVEPLTSTLLAWLFFDEQLGPTGGLGALLLLAAMIVLYRKGR from the coding sequence ATGGGCGTTTTCATCCGACAGGTCATCGCCATCGTGCGCCTTGCTGGAGCGCAGACAATACCAAACAATATGCGTCACAGCATGAATCAAGGTCAACCTCTATCGGACGTCCGTTCGAAGAAGCTCGCCTGGTCTCCGTTCAGAGCCGTCTTCGCCGAGTCACGCGGCGGATTGCTTCTGGTGATGCTGGCTGCCGTGCTCTGGGGCACGGTCGGCGTCACCACGAAATCGCTCTACGACTTGTCCGTAACCAATCCACTATCGGTTGGGTTTTTCCGGTTGGCGCTGTCGGCTCCGGCATTGCTGGCGGCGTGCTGGTTGGCGATCGGCGCGCGCACGTTCGCCATCGCCCGGCGCGATGTTGGCGCCGTGGTCATGATCGGCGCGATGATGGCGCTGTATCAAGCGTGCTACTTCGCCGCCATCCCGCGCGTGGGCGTGGCAGTAGCAACGCTGATCACGCTATGCACTGCGCCGGTGATCGTCGCGGCGCTGTCGGCGTTGTTCATGCGCGAGCGGCTCACGCGCGCCATCGGCGTGGCGATGATTTGCGCGTTGGCCGGCACGACGTTGCTGGTCGGCATTGCGCCCGGCGCAGGGCCGTCGCAGGCAGACGCGCCGGCCGGTGTGCTGCTCGCGCTCGGCTCGGCCACAGCATATGCTGTGCTGACGCTATGCAGTCGGCAGTTAGCTAATCGCTACCATCCGTTGCAGCCGATCGCGATCGGCTTCACGCTGGGTGCGCTGGCGCTGGGCGCGTTTGCCATGGTATCGCCGGGCGGCCTGGTGGCAAGCTATCCCGCCGCCGGCTGGCTGCGCCTGCTCTATCTCGGCCTGGTGCCGACGGCGTTTGGCTATTTCGCCTTCCTGGCCGGAATGCGCACCACGCCGGCGACCGTCGCTACGATCGCTACGCTGGTCGAGCCACTCACCTCAACTTTGCTGGCATGGCTGTTCTTCGATGAGCAACTTGGGCCGACCGGCGGGCTGGGCGCGCTGCTGTTGCTTGCAGCGATGATCGTGCTGTATCGCAAAGGCCGGTGA
- a CDS encoding ABC transporter permease has protein sequence MKRLQREAPILVVLLFALGVMLFPYLWTLLASFKTEAAINRPLALGFTPTLAHWRAVVLESSIPLQARNSLLVGALTVGMALLIGAPAAYAFARFNVGGPGLRFSMLAAQMLPPATLIVPLFLIMYSLQLLDSLLAIVAAHLTFILPLTTWFLIGFFDDVPRDLEEQAMVDGCTPWQAFYKVVLPTIRPGMTAAALFGFVLSWNDLFYALLLSGKNSATLPVGIAGFWTFRGIEMGRMSAAIILAVIPMVVVSFFVQKYLVRGLGGGAIKG, from the coding sequence ATGAAACGCCTTCAGCGAGAAGCTCCCATTCTGGTCGTCTTGTTGTTTGCCCTGGGCGTGATGCTCTTTCCCTACCTTTGGACGCTGCTCGCCTCGTTCAAGACAGAAGCAGCCATCAACCGGCCGCTTGCCCTGGGCTTCACCCCTACCCTTGCCCATTGGCGCGCGGTGGTGCTGGAATCGAGCATCCCGCTCCAAGCGCGCAATAGCTTGCTGGTCGGCGCGCTGACCGTTGGGATGGCGCTCCTCATCGGCGCGCCGGCCGCCTATGCGTTTGCGCGGTTTAATGTCGGTGGTCCCGGTCTGCGTTTCAGCATGCTCGCCGCCCAGATGCTCCCGCCGGCGACGCTCATCGTCCCCCTATTCCTGATCATGTATTCGCTTCAGTTGTTGGATAGCCTGCTGGCCATTGTCGCGGCGCACCTCACTTTCATCCTGCCTTTGACGACCTGGTTCCTGATCGGCTTCTTCGACGACGTGCCGCGCGACCTGGAGGAACAGGCGATGGTGGACGGATGCACGCCGTGGCAGGCGTTCTACAAAGTGGTGTTGCCGACCATCCGCCCCGGCATGACCGCCGCGGCGTTGTTCGGCTTTGTCCTCTCGTGGAACGACCTGTTCTATGCTTTGTTGCTCAGCGGCAAGAACAGCGCCACCCTGCCGGTGGGCATCGCCGGTTTTTGGACTTTCCGCGGCATCGAGATGGGGCGCATGTCCGCGGCGATCATCCTCGCAGTGATTCCGATGGTTGTTGTCTCTTTCTTCGTGCAGAAGTACCTGGTGCGCGGGCTTGGCGGCGGCGCCATCAAGGGATGA
- a CDS encoding ABC transporter permease, giving the protein MLKPPLTFKHRLVLPLLLSLVLILGYPLAFSLWISLHDYRLTAIEQARWVGWAQYFTILAQNASFWNALGNTVRFVGIAVSLELVFGLLLALLLHRKATPFRHFFRAALLVPMFVTPIAVGLMFRFLLNSQLGVVPSVLRALGITIDWFSAQQALITLALIDVWQWTPFMLLLLLAGLESLPEEPFEAARVDGASPLQIFWHLTLPMLRPTILAAVVIRMLDAFKVYEYVYAITRGGPGESTETIQYHIYRVGFLYFRLGEASAMSYILIAVILMLVVLLFYALRRESLSQR; this is encoded by the coding sequence ATGCTTAAGCCGCCCCTCACGTTCAAGCATCGCCTGGTGCTGCCGCTGCTGCTGTCTTTGGTGCTCATCCTGGGGTATCCGCTGGCCTTCTCGTTGTGGATCTCCCTCCACGACTACCGGCTGACCGCGATCGAACAAGCCCGCTGGGTCGGCTGGGCGCAATATTTCACCATCCTCGCCCAGAACGCCTCCTTCTGGAACGCCCTGGGCAACACCGTGCGCTTTGTCGGCATAGCAGTCAGCTTGGAGCTGGTGTTCGGGCTGTTGCTCGCCCTGCTCCTGCATCGCAAGGCCACGCCGTTTCGTCATTTCTTTCGCGCCGCGTTGCTGGTGCCGATGTTCGTCACCCCCATCGCCGTGGGGTTGATGTTTCGATTTTTGTTGAACTCTCAGCTCGGCGTTGTGCCCAGCGTGCTGCGCGCGTTGGGCATCACGATAGACTGGTTCAGCGCACAACAGGCGCTGATCACCTTGGCCCTCATAGACGTGTGGCAATGGACGCCGTTCATGTTGTTGCTGCTGCTGGCCGGCTTGGAGTCACTCCCCGAAGAACCCTTTGAGGCCGCGCGGGTGGATGGCGCCTCGCCGCTCCAAATCTTCTGGCATCTCACCCTGCCCATGTTGCGGCCCACCATCCTGGCTGCGGTCGTCATTCGCATGTTGGACGCGTTCAAGGTGTATGAATATGTCTATGCGATCACCCGTGGCGGCCCAGGGGAGAGCACCGAGACGATCCAGTATCACATTTACCGCGTGGGATTTCTATACTTTCGACTCGGCGAGGCCTCGGCGATGTCCTACATCCTGATCGCTGTGATCCTGATGCTTGTCGTCCTGTTGTTCTACGCCCTGCGGCGCGAATCACTGAGCCAGCGATGA
- a CDS encoding ABC transporter substrate-binding protein, giving the protein MKGHRFSFLLGAAALLAACAAPSAPAATTVPTRPSEAAAAPVTLNIIMEQVPDYDIVASLTRQFEAEHPNIKITFDAMPYDAMRDKILTSALAPSASYDVIIVDNPWMDEFARAGFLLPLDDYIAQAPDYDFNDFVGPLRDIGVVDGKVYGVPYYNYALGLIVRQDLFDNPDYQAKFQQAFGKPLQVPTTLEDYVAVGKFFKSQGIFGAAMQPQRGYKIFEEWKNWLYAAGGNLLDAAGNVIIDNAAAQQALEMYIDMYKNAAPPNSVNWGFDEALRSMSSGESATMLSYNWMLPTLNKPDGPAGELAGKFALHEVPGGKAVLGAWHWAIPKNTASADAAWTYIAWITSKAIDKQRVIAGGAPTRVSVMQDREVWEKGFGQQYYETVLKILEDAEPLARGARAEEIINEVGTELNSAVAGEKDVAAALAAAAQKTRAILARP; this is encoded by the coding sequence ATGAAAGGCCATCGCTTCTCTTTCCTTCTCGGTGCGGCGGCATTGTTGGCTGCTTGCGCAGCGCCTTCAGCCCCTGCCGCCACGACCGTTCCCACGCGCCCATCTGAGGCTGCTGCGGCGCCGGTCACGCTCAACATCATCATGGAGCAGGTGCCCGATTACGACATCGTTGCATCGCTGACCCGCCAGTTCGAAGCAGAGCACCCCAACATCAAGATCACGTTCGACGCCATGCCCTATGACGCCATGCGGGATAAGATTCTGACCTCCGCCTTGGCGCCTTCGGCGAGCTACGATGTGATCATCGTGGACAATCCGTGGATGGATGAGTTTGCCCGCGCGGGCTTCTTGCTCCCGCTCGATGATTACATCGCGCAGGCGCCGGACTACGATTTCAACGATTTTGTCGGGCCGCTGCGCGACATCGGCGTGGTGGACGGCAAGGTCTACGGCGTGCCGTACTACAACTACGCACTTGGCCTGATCGTGCGCCAAGACCTGTTCGATAACCCCGACTATCAGGCGAAGTTCCAACAGGCGTTCGGCAAACCGCTTCAGGTCCCTACTACCCTAGAGGACTACGTCGCGGTCGGCAAGTTCTTCAAGTCGCAAGGCATCTTCGGGGCGGCCATGCAACCCCAGCGCGGCTACAAAATCTTCGAGGAGTGGAAGAACTGGCTATACGCGGCCGGCGGCAATCTCCTCGATGCGGCGGGCAACGTCATCATAGACAATGCCGCTGCACAACAGGCCTTGGAGATGTACATTGACATGTACAAGAACGCCGCTCCGCCCAATTCGGTGAACTGGGGCTTCGATGAAGCCCTGCGCTCCATGTCCAGCGGCGAATCGGCCACGATGCTCTCGTATAACTGGATGTTGCCCACGCTGAACAAGCCCGACGGCCCGGCCGGTGAGCTGGCCGGCAAGTTTGCCTTGCACGAAGTCCCCGGCGGCAAGGCGGTGTTAGGTGCATGGCACTGGGCGATCCCGAAGAACACGGCCAGCGCGGATGCGGCCTGGACCTACATCGCCTGGATCACCTCGAAGGCGATAGACAAACAGCGCGTGATCGCCGGCGGCGCGCCGACGCGCGTCAGCGTAATGCAGGATCGCGAGGTGTGGGAGAAGGGCTTCGGACAGCAATACTACGAGACCGTGCTGAAAATCCTGGAGGATGCCGAACCCCTCGCCCGCGGCGCGCGCGCCGAGGAGATCATCAACGAGGTCGGCACGGAGCTGAACAGCGCTGTGGCCGGCGAGAAGGACGTGGCGGCGGCCCTTGCCGCTGCTGCGCAAAAGACGCGCGCCATCCTCGCGCGCCCGTGA